From Deltaproteobacteria bacterium RIFCSPHIGHO2_02_FULL_44_16, the proteins below share one genomic window:
- a CDS encoding single-stranded DNA-binding protein, with translation MASLNKVILIGNLGQDPEKKVTGSGQTVVHFSVATSERWNDKSGQKQEKTEWHRIVVWGQQAENCAQYLAKGRQAYIEGRLQTRQWEDKEGNKRYTTEVVAQRVLFLGGSKGESQAFEGATATAPSMPSFDADAVHDDVPF, from the coding sequence ATGGCAAGTCTGAACAAAGTTATTCTCATCGGCAATTTAGGACAAGATCCTGAAAAAAAAGTGACTGGAAGCGGCCAAACCGTGGTTCATTTTAGTGTCGCTACTTCGGAGCGCTGGAACGATAAAAGTGGACAGAAACAAGAGAAAACCGAGTGGCATCGTATTGTGGTTTGGGGACAGCAAGCTGAAAATTGCGCGCAATATCTTGCAAAAGGTCGTCAAGCTTACATCGAAGGACGACTTCAAACTCGTCAATGGGAAGATAAAGAAGGCAACAAGCGTTACACGACAGAAGTCGTAGCTCAGCGCGTTCTCTTTTTAGGTGGAAGCAAAGGAGAGTCGCAGGCGTTTGAAGGTGCGACTGCTACAGCTCCATCGATGCCTTCTTTTGATGCTGATGCTGTGCACGATGATGTGCCGTTTTAA
- a CDS encoding thioredoxin-disulfide reductase — MLNPQMCVFLQEVSMVHKVIILGSGGAGLTAAIYAARADLLPLIIDGTQPGGQLMITSDVENYPGFENPILGPELMDAMRKQAARFETKFVNGTVTKVDFSKRPFKVEVDGKNVYESHTIIVATGASAKLLGLPAEMKLMGKGVSACATCDGFFFKGQDLVVVGGGDTALEEATYLTKFASKVTIVHRRDELRASKAMQKKAFENPKIDFVWDSAVEEILDVKADKVTGVRMKNLKTGKVSEISCGGVFIAIGHQPNTDVFRGQLELEPNGYIVTKKSSMETSVPGVFAAGDVQDHVYRQAVTACGTGCMAAIDAERYLHTLE; from the coding sequence ATGTTGAATCCGCAAATGTGCGTGTTTCTTCAGGAGGTATCCATGGTTCACAAAGTGATTATTCTTGGCTCAGGCGGTGCGGGACTCACGGCTGCTATTTATGCAGCCCGCGCTGATCTTCTGCCGCTTATTATTGATGGAACGCAACCCGGTGGTCAGCTCATGATTACCAGTGACGTTGAAAATTATCCCGGTTTTGAAAATCCGATTCTCGGTCCTGAGCTGATGGACGCCATGCGCAAACAAGCAGCACGGTTTGAGACGAAATTTGTGAACGGGACGGTGACCAAAGTCGACTTTTCAAAACGACCATTCAAGGTCGAAGTCGATGGAAAAAATGTATACGAATCTCACACCATCATTGTAGCAACCGGTGCGAGTGCCAAGTTGCTTGGGCTTCCCGCGGAGATGAAGCTTATGGGCAAAGGAGTTTCTGCGTGTGCGACATGTGACGGTTTTTTCTTTAAAGGTCAGGATTTGGTGGTCGTGGGTGGGGGAGATACAGCTCTTGAAGAGGCAACCTATCTCACGAAATTTGCAAGCAAGGTCACCATTGTTCATCGTCGCGATGAACTCCGTGCATCAAAAGCAATGCAAAAGAAAGCTTTTGAAAATCCGAAAATCGATTTTGTGTGGGATTCTGCTGTTGAAGAAATTCTCGATGTCAAAGCGGATAAAGTCACCGGCGTTCGCATGAAAAATCTCAAAACAGGAAAAGTTTCGGAGATTTCATGTGGAGGAGTTTTTATTGCGATTGGCCATCAGCCAAATACGGATGTTTTTCGCGGTCAGCTTGAACTTGAGCCGAACGGATATATCGTGACGAAAAAATCTTCGATGGAAACGAGTGTCCCCGGAGTCTTCGCAGCAGGTGATGTCCAAGACCACGTCTATCGTCAAGCAGTCACCGCGTGTGGCACCGGCTGCATGGCAGCTATTGATGCGGAAAGGTATCTGCATACTCTTGAATAA